The genome window GAACGCAAACTTCTCCACTCTGCTTTCGCTCATGGAGGAGTACGGTACAGTGGCGAACGCACCGCGGTCGAGACAAATCAATTTAGAGGCGCTCAGGTACGCGCGCTCTGCCGTGGACGACTTCCCTTCCGCCAGTTCATTTGCATGTTAATGGGACTATAATGAAACCCTGCGCTTAAAGAAAACTTAGCGATCGCATTTTACACTCCAGTACATTTCTATAACTATTATTAAcgttaattttattaattctgaGAAGGCTGCAGAAATTGCACTTAATTAATAGGCAAAGTGTCGCTCCgaacacatacacgcacacaccacGGCAGGAAGACGCACGGAATGAAACGCACGCGACGTTCGTTGACACGCCCCACTCGGGAGGGGACTCGAACCGTCGCGCTGCACTGCAGCTGAGAGcccgtgaccctgtgctggGGAGATGTATGTGTTTTCTGGTCACAGGTTGACCGCTGCCTCTTAAATCAGTGCCGACGCAGCGTCCGCATCGGGCCAAAAATAGCCGGCGACGCACAGGCTGTTCCCTAGCAACCTTGAGATCCTTATTCCTCCAGAGGCGTCTCGCTCCTCAGAGGCCACTCTCGCTCACTCCCGCCGCTCGCTCGCCCGCCACGGGGGGACCGCAGGTGAGCTGAAGTATCGCTACCGGGAGAAATAACCGGGTGCATTACGATGAGAGGCCTGAGAGACGATGCCGGAGCCGGAGTTCGGGCCCCGGAGCTCAATGGCCCTTAAGGGAAGCGGCAGCGATGCGCCGACGCGGCACGGTTACGCTCCTGAGTGGCCGGGGGGGCCGTGCGGCATCTCTAGGTAAAGATGGGCGCGTGAGCACGTCCCTGTCGCGCCCCGCGGTTACACGCTCGTGCTCCGGACGCTCCTGGGGGGGCGACGTGCTCCCGCTCACAATGAAGGAGCGCGATTGACTCCCGGTTTGCGGAACCCTCCCAAGTGCGTGCGCTGCCCCCGTGCTCCGGGCCTGCCGTCCGAAACACGCTCACTATGAAATTATGCGCATTCGCAGCGTGCTCCGGCGCGGAAAGAGGGCAGCGCCAAGAAGAGGGTGCGGACGACGATTCGGTAGCGGGGCCAAACTGCACGGAGACTTATTAAGACGGCGTCGGGGTCGCGgtgcacacacacctctgcccTTTGTGCATATTTAGAAGCATGAGTCCTTTGCTCCGTACAAATTAACCTTGAAAGTTATTAGTGCGCCGGCGTGCGGACCAGGCGCCTCACTGCGGTAATTTAGAGCTGCGGGTAGAGGCGGCATGACCCCGTCACCCCCGAACTGTCAGTCTCCCTAATAGTGGCCGACGTTCGCTGGGGAGACACGCACTGCTCCTCCGGGGTAATGGGATTAGAGACGGGGCACAGCAGCCTGGGTAGAACctggggagacacacacacacacacacacacacacacacacacacacacacacacacacacacacacactttcccatTATGCCGCCATGTTCGTGTGTGCAGAGCAGCCCAGTGAGCACAGAGCGACCAGGCGACTGGCTTCCTCCACTTCGCCGCTCACAGTGACACCTCTGTGCCCCTCATGTTACTCATTTTGTTTATTCCTTATTATTTAATCActtatctgactcttttctccagagcccCACACAACATGGGATTTGTTCACCAGGCTACTGACACCGATTTACCTGGTTTTACagcacagtcatttttactgtgtcagttcagggtcgGTGCGTTAATCAAGCGtagaggagcaggaggtgggcttcgAACCCAACTCCTTTGTTTGCGAGGCAAGGACTCTAAACGCCGGGAGTGGCAACGCTCCTGTTAAGGCCACGAGAAGCGTGACGGAGGCTCTGGCGAAGGGGCCGGCGCGATGTCCGGGACCCCCGGTGCGACGCTTTCATGTTTCCAACCCTCTTGCGGAGCCGAAATATCGTCTCTGAAGTATAACTGATGAAACCAGCATTTTATCCTGCGTGATCTCTTTGGCGTCGCTAACAGGTGTGAGCCGCCAAGGTTCCGGCCCGCCGTGTACAGAGCCGTAGCGGCCCGGTCCGCGGTGCTCTTCATTCATACTTTATGATGATGCTCTTTGTTGATGGCGCTGGCGCTTTCTGCTGAGACAAATGCAGACGCCGTGCTCTTATTTCAATAGATTCCTCTCTGCGCTTCACCGCCTCGTTTCTCCGCCGCATCCTGAGGATTTACTGTGCACGAGCATCGCCGTGTTTTGCAGCTGTGCCCATCAGTGGTTCCGGCACAGGCGGCATGGAGAACATGTGGCCACATggtgaaatgactgaaatagTGATGAACTTCCCGTTTGGGTGGAATGCGGAGGTAAAATCAAGGTAATGATGAGTGAGGGTTGCACCGGTTACCGGCGGTGGCAGGCAAAGACTCGACCGAGAAGTGCGCCGCGCCGCCCGGTGCCAGAGAGTTTAGTTTTCGGGTCTTTTTTGCTCCTTCTGAGCATCTTATTACTTTTGGATTTTCTTTTAAAGCCAAAAGCCATTTTCCGGCAGCGATTTGACTGACACGTGAACTCTGTTTACCGCAGCGGCAGCGAAGTTTACAACAATGCGTAGAGGAGCGAGTGTTCCGTGAGCAATCGGCGAACGGCGTGCGATGTGCGCCCGTCACGCAGCCATGCGTCGGTGCACATGAGGTGAAAACGCAGTAATGCGCTCCTCGAGGAAGACGCAGCGAAGGGTCAGCGACACGTGGGACTTGTTTTCAGTTCATCTGTGCTCATCTATCCGTAAGCAGCAGCAggaataacagtaataatacagcaGTGGTCAGTGTGGCGTGTGCCAGTGTAACGTGACACGGTGGTTCGGGCAGCAGTCGGGGCCTCCTCGGAGAGCGCTCGGTTCCCGTCCCCGGAAAGGCCGCAGCGAGTCGCCTCCAGCCAGAAGGAGACCGTCACTTTCGCCGAGAGACGCCCGGTAACAACGGCAGCGATCGCCACTGCGCTGCCGCTTCTCCGCCGCGAGCTCGTCGGCGGCTCTGAGGTCGGACTCTTGCCGGATCACGTCCCCGTTTCGGACCGGACTCCAAACGCTCCGGTCTCTCTCCGATTCTCCCTCTTCATCTCACGATGGTCTTGCCGAGCGGCGccatccctcctcctgctggagCTGCTCTCACGACCCGGACCAACCGGCAGCTCGTAACGTTCCGCACGCTTAAGCTCCGTGGTGACGGTCCGGCGAGGGGCTCTAATTCCTGCACCGCCCTCCCGCCCGTCCGCCCGCTGCGCTGATATGAAGGGACAAATAAGTCCCCCGAAGAGGCGAGACGGCGATTCCATTATAAAGTGCCGTTAGGAGGAGGCGCGACGGtacgagacgagacgagacgagagCGACGACAAAGGGCTTCGGCCGTGAGCTGCTGCGTTCGGGGCCCAGAAAGGGCGTCGGAGCGACCCGCTCCATTAGTGGCTCCCGATGCTGAGATTGTTGTATTGGAACCCACCCCCTTCCATCTGTCCATGGGCGCGCCTCCTCGCAGCGCCGCTCCGACACTCGCTTCTGGGAAACCGATGGTTTCAGTGCTGATCAATATCTCAGGCTCTCGCTGCATTAGTATGATTAATTTCGGCAGAGCGGAACGGCGGCCgtttcttctccctctctcctcgGCCCATGATTGGGGCCTGTTTGAATGAACGCTGACAGTCTTTAcggtgcgtgtctgtgtgtgtgtgtgtgtgtgtgtgtgtgtgtgtgtgtgtgtgtgtgtcggcctGGTGACATGCGCAGAACACACTCTTTAGAAAGGCCCTGCTCCCTgtgttattacacacacatgcattattcatctagtgcacacacaccccacccaggACGGCCCCTGGGCTTTAACCAACAAGTTAACCTGCCTTAAGTGATAAATTGCATGCGCTCACGTGCCCCCGCagagcacacgcacacgcacacacacacacacagcccctcaGTACACAACTGCTAAGCACAGTAATTTGAGGTGACCTTTCAGGTGAAAACGTTTACTGTGACACGTGAACATTGACCAATCCCGCCCTGTCCTCTCAGAAAGGTTAAAGGTGTCTGCTTGTCTGTTTATTTGCCCTCCGGGATTCTACAAGCTTCTCACTGATTAGTTCTCGTACTACGATTTTATTTGCCGTCAGCTCAGTAACTTCTGATCGTTGGTGGTCTAACAGTAGCTATTACCTTGcagctgaaggtcacaggttcgaatccctgctcttgctgtcCTTACACTCTTATTTagcctttgtttttcctttgctgcTTTGTCAACTTACAATGTGTGGCTGTACACTGAACTACTTATagccatttacccatttatacagccaggtacattttacagtattagttcagggtaagtaaattgctcaagggtactacagcagggggagAGATTTGAACCCGGATCTTTAAGTGGAATGCAACAGCTTTGATGAGAAACATCACCCGCTCGCCCAAACACATTCATATGTAGCAGGAGCGGGACTCGATCCAGCAACCTTTAGGTTATGAGTCATTACCAGTGAACCGTAAATCGACTGCATACTGTATAAGTGGGCAAATCAGTGTCACTCTgcagaaaagggtcagctaaataacaCTTAATGAATCTGTTACTgaaggtgagtgagtgagcgagtttgttttcctgcagtCGTCCCTCGGAGGGTCGTCCCTTTTCCCACCAGATGAGACAATCTCATGACTTATTTCCTCCCGGGAACAGACGTGTCCTTTTACGGCCCCAGACTTCTCCCGGCAATATCTTTATTCCGTGCTCCGGCGCCGCGGGTTCTCCGGCCATCTCCGGCGTTGGGCCGCGCTCGTTCCTCTACACGCCTCACGAGCTGGAGGACTTACTGGCTCTTGTTCACGGAATCTATAATCAGCGCTCGGTTCAAACTCAGAATACTCCTGCGCATTCATTAAACAGCTAATTATGCTAATTACGCTGCTGAGCTCTGGCACCACATGACAGGCGCTGAGCGTCGTGACCATTAGTGTCCTGTTGTTTTCACGGGTTCCGTCATCTCGGTAGGTGGCATTCGCTCATCcccagcctcccccccccccccgaagccCATTTCACTCAACCTCGCTGACCCCCccccatgacccccccccccatcactcaGCCCCCCTTCCACTTCCTGACACCCCGACCCCAGTCCTCCCCGTCCCCCCAGCTACCCCACCCTTTCATTTACCACCCCCGTACCGTCGTCCTGCCGCTTCACTGCCCCCGAGTGGGACGTACGCCACCCCCGCACTCACGCCCGTTTCGGCGAGCTTCCTGCACCATTTGTGGAAACGAGCGGCGACGTGAGCGTTGATGTGAGCTCTGGACACTCTCGTCTGCGTGCGCTTTGTTAATTAAGAGCAGCGGGCAGCATATTGGTCCGGGACGTGAAATCATAATCTAACGCTTTCCTGCTGGAGTCGCAGGAGAGGCCCAGCGAGGAACTTTTCCCGGACTCTTCCGGCGAAACACCCGTCTGCAGAACTGTACATTGGGCTGGGAAGCTGTTTAACAGTCGCGGACAGCAGCAAGAGCAGTAATTACTTCCTGAACGAGTGGGCCGTTCCAGCCAATCAAATTGCTCCCTTCTGACGATCGATATGAGCGATTCCACCGGATCCATCAACAGGACGATAAGCGACTCAAAGGGCCACGTCCAGCTCTCTGGCGCCCCGCAGCAGCCATACATCACCAGTGCTGGACAGGTGGAGTTTACctgatgagtgagtgagttgtgtgtgtgtgtgtgtctgtctgtgtgtgtctgaaggagagcgagcgagcgagcgagcgggcgaGCGGGCGAGCGAGTGCCGTGTTCCTGGGTCTCTTCTATTGGATTTGCTCTCAGGGTCCCAGAAGTTATTAGCGGACGGAAAGCAGCAGCGCTGAACGTGTACAATTACGCAGTTTCCAGTGAGAAATGAGTTAATGTGACGGACTGAGGTTTGTAAAACTTCTCTTCTGTTGTAGGGAAATAAAGGAGGGGAAGAAAGGGGAATATTTTGCACATGAATCATTTTAATAGAAACACTCTAAAAGATGATCTTCCAGTAACAAAGTGAAGGAGGTTCACGCATTCTTACTGCGGTATTGTGTCTCCCTGTGAAAGGCGAGAGCCACACTAGAACATTAATTGATTctctatttttaagaaaagtgtTTAAAGCAGAGAATTACCCCATAAATGACTTGCGAGAGATGGAATCGCACCCGAGCTCAATGGACAGCCTTCTCTTCCTCTTCGGTGTCACCTTGTCGGACGTGCTCCCGCGCGTCGCCGTGCGCCGTACGCAAATGCCGAGGGGCTGGGGGGTGGCGGCGGGGGTTGGGTCCCCCCCTTCCCTGTAGACTTGCTCGAGTTATAATGGAAGACAAGATTAAATCCGGGAAGCGTCCGTCGGCCGCCGTATTTGTCTTCCTGGCAGCACAGCTACACTTTGTTCGGCCCATTTATTTGTCTCTAATGGCGTCCGGTCGCTATACGTGGGGCCGTGATAAAGAACAATGCAATTACAGCCCCTGAAaccgtgggggtgggggtgggcccACTATCAGAGAAAGTCCTTTATTTAGATCTTTAAAAACTTGAACGATCGCGGACGTCGCTGCGCCGCAACTCGAAGCATCAAGGCCCAAAATAAAAAGGCTGCGTTTGTTTCGAGGGCCTCGGTGGCATTTAGTTCCGCAACAGGACCGGAGTCGACCGTGCGGCTCGGAAGCCGAGACCTTCCCCTCCTTTTTCCCCGGTTGCCGAGGAGACCGCGATCCTCCCTACGGGGAGAGCAGTTCGCGCGAGATTCGCCGCGGGGCGCCGTTCCACCGAAAGGCCCCAATTACTTTTATTAGTGCCAAAGAAGCGGCGCCGCCAACCGCCGCCTCTGAGCTCTGACGCCGCGGCGAGGAGGAGGCGAGCGCCCGCCGCCGTCGGCTCACCGAGCGCATCGTCAGGGTGTCGCTCGACAAGGGTGCGAACGTGCAGCAGGCCTCGGCTCCCCTCGCTCTCGCTCTATGCGGCGGCAccgcgtgccccccccccccggcgttTGCCACCTTTTGTGCGTACGAAGACATGCGTTGCGTACACAGGCTCCTGAGCGCCGGAACACGGAACACGGAACCGGATGTTCCTCTCTAACTCGAGTTACTTTCCGCACCGAGTCACTATGAAGGCACGATGAGCTCAACTGTTTATTCGCTGCTCTGCTTCTGTGCAAAGCTTGGGCGTTGCCATGGCGATCACATACTGTGTGGAGTACTTGGCCAGACCTTTCACGTTCTAATATTTCTGTGAACTTCACGTGACATTAGAATTAAATCCAAATGGCTGAAGAGCAAGAATTGACCGGAAGCAATGACACTCAGAGCACATCGTTCAGCGACTCTCCCCACGGACACGGGGCCAAAACCTTCATCTCATTGTCCATCAGCAACTCCGCGGAGCGAGTTGAACACAGGTCACGCTGTCTGCGTATTTAGCCGATACTTTCCTGCACAGCAAttcacagtaattttactggagaggaactaaaggtaagtaccttgcccaagacTGCTGTAGCGAGAGgtagattcaaacctgcaaccttcaggtccagaagcagcaactctaaccactgcgctaccagctgtccccgcaGCAAGTGGCCGCAGGTTAGAAACCGAAATTAAAAACAGCGgttcttcaaaaatttgtaactcagcTCCTCGTAACCCGAGGAGCCAGtttgtacagaaaatattttaattgtatcAGTACGTGTCCATCCATTTTAGCGCAGCCTCCATAGCGCCGCCCTGCAGGCTGTGTCACCCAACAACACGTGTCCTTCACTTCCCCCCATCCCGGTAGTACAGTGAGAAGAGTTGTGTGAACCGGGGCCTCGGGGAGTTACCCACCATAACCCGCTTATTGAGTGACGGCGAGACGATAATTACCACGCTTTACATGGAGCAGCTTGTGCTCGGAAGATAATGAGGCCGAAATAAAAATAAGCGTTAACACGCATGTACGTCATCAGGACTGTGGCTAAATGCATGGTTTTAAGCGACTCGAAGGTAAATAAACGAAGGCTGTGATTTCTCCCAGGGAGGCAACACAAGAAAACATTTGCCCGTTTTCAGCACCTgtcttttgctttgtcattCGTTTGTCGACGAGGAAAACAGCGGAACCTGTTCCCGGCGACATGGCTGCCGAGGGCTCCTGCCCCACGTTCGGCACATCGATCCCAGCAACGGGGCGGTGGCTCTAGATCTGAGAAGCTCTCGGCGGCGCCTCATCATGGCAGCGCAGCGAAAGGGCCGACGGCTCCGGGGCGATGATGCTCCTCCTCGTAAGCTCGCGCGAGGTCGCCGGCAGTGTGCGAGCGGAGGACAGGGCCACTGCAGCCAAGTCCATGCGTCCGTGTCGGGCTCGTTCAGGTGAGCGGCGAGAGCctgatggagaaaaatgtaaatgtgccgAGCGGAGATCCGTGGCTCCGGCTCATTAGCGGCGCTCGGCGATGCAAACGAGGGAAGCGTTCCTGCGCGCTTCCGTCACTCCGAGGTGACACCCGAGCATCCGATCGCCGAGGAACAAGAAGGGCGGCAGCTGCCGATGGTGCCGGAGCCCAGCGGTTAGGCCGTGCTCGACACACGtggcccctcccctcccccaccaagTCCCGATTGTGTCGAGCACCTGCGTTTCCTAATAAATTATGTATTCTGATGTTTGCAAGTAAAGAGCCGTTTCGTGACCTTTTGTTCCATCTCGTCAGGCTGAACGGCGACTCGGGCGACTCGGGACATTCAGACAGAGCTCTCATCATGAAAGCGAAAGGCAGGGAAACACGAGGGCCTCGTACTGTGCCGCCGAGCCGTGTGACAGCTGCTCCGTCACCATGTCGCGCTCTGACAGCTACCCCTGCGGCGCAAGCGCCGTTTTCGTTTTTGCCGTTGACCTTTAACCTGTACCTGCATGTTCCAGCTGCTCCCGAAGTTCAGCCGCTCTACAGGCGATCCGCGGCGGAGGGGTTCAGCCGCCCCCGACACTCCGGCCTGGTCCGTACCGGGGCGCCGTCCGGACGATGCTCCGTCCCCTTCCTGCACGGATGCCGGATCGAGCGCCGCGGTCCCACCCGGCCGAGGAACGGCAGATGGAAACGCACAAACAAGGAACAGATGCTCATTGCAACCTGTGCTTGTTCCCCGTCTCCGTCCCCAGGTGAGTGTCTTTGTGACCGTGAGCTACGCCACGACGcactccacctgctgccgaGGACCACAAAACGGAGATACTGGCGCCCGCATCCGAGGCGACCGCGGCAAGGACGGCGCTCGGCGCACAGATGGGGGTTCACGGCTCCGGCGGATGGGCGTTCGAAACCCTGACAGCCCTGGACGGCTCGTGGACACCCGCACCCTCCCCGTCCGCCTCCTGCCTTTGCAGACCTCTGACGTCCACCTGAGTGCCGGGAGCAGAGCGGGAAAGGCCCGTTGGCCACAGCCTCCCAAGTGACGCAGGTGATGTCCCAGACCGCTCCGGTGACACTCTGTCCGTTCGTCAGCTGCCCTTAGAGCCCCAGAAAAAGCCCTGTGTGAGGGACCACCGGCGCTGCGATCCCTCTCGACAtcgctggaaagtgctcccggCTCGAACCTGCGTTCCCTCCACACGCCGGTGGGCGGGACGCAGTGCCGTGACCTCTCTCGCCTTTTGCACCTCTCCTTCATTTCCTGTCGCTTCAGCTGTGTTTTGCCGTGGTGCGCTGGTGAGAGCGCAGCCACTCGGGGACCCGCACGCGTTAGAAATGGTTCTGCGGGCCGCCGCTCCCTCCACTCgttaaaattttaacattttctcctCCGCCCTTTGGTGTCGGAGCCAATCCTGCAGCCTGGCAATGTTGCGCCgcacaaatgcaaatgaaatacgACCATCAAATTGCATAAATGCCGcacgcgtgcgtgtgtgtgtgtgtgtgtgtgtacagaaagACCGCTTTTGTGTAAAAAAACGAggccatttaaaataacaagTCATTTCTGACTGTATTTATGTGCGTACTTGTGCTACATCACAACGCACCAGGCAGCGCCGTTAATGTCCTCGAACCTTTGGCCCTCcttggcctcctcctcctcctcgtggTGCTTCATGCCGTTCGAGAGCTGTTAAAGCTTTATTAGAAAAGGCTGTTATTAGCGTGACGTGGCGCTTCGGCCTCGGAGGCAGCGGATGCACCTGCAGGACGGCGCCTGTGCAGCTTAAGTGCTTCCATGTGTGTTATTTAGCGGCGGAGGGAGGCGTCGCGCTTCGCTGTAATGGACGATGGGACGCGAAGACGGCGGAGGGCAGCGCTCCGGAGAGAGCGCCCGGCGAACACGTGTAAAACAAAACCGTGGCTTTAATCACACGCATCGTAACGGACGATACGGGGGACCGCGGACGTGCCGCGTTGCTCGGCGATGACCTGCCAATCGGAAGCCGTCGgcacgcggcggcggcggcggggccTTTACCGGCGGTCGGGTCCGGGGCCCCCATTAATCTTATTGCGCTGTCGCTAACCTCTCCGGCTCATACTAATGAATCAACACAACATGTATTCGACGGAGACATTTTTGGCAAATTGTGCGTTTAATTGCTTCATTTGCAATTATTGTTGGATTGAAAGTAATGAGTTGCAATATGCAGAAAATCAGCCGAGGCCGTCGACACCTTGCGGAGCCGCGCTTCGTGTTTTTTCTACCTTTTTtttgccccctccctcctcccatcAGCCACCCCCAATCTGCGGCGAAATCTCTCCAGCCGGAATGTATCTGCTCTGATTTTGTTTATCACATTTTTGTCACAGCTGTGATTAGAAACTCTGGGAAAgttcaatttaaattttaattggcCGGGAAAAGGTTGAATAGGCATATTTGTTCCCCGTTTCCACTGCAGCAGCAGTATCAACATCACAGCTGACTGGTGGcaactttaaaatgcatgatCTCATATCGGGCTGCTGTTCACATCGCGGCTCAGCCCGCGTTTGTTTGTGTGCTGCAACCTATTACTCGCATCGCTTTCTCCAAACAGTGCCATTAAGGAAGCTTAATGAGCGCATTGTTATTGTGTTAATAATGCACTTTAATGCACCCATAACGTTTTACAATATGTAACATAAGCATCTCCACATTGTCGGCATTACGACAGTCAGCCGCTCACCAGCACCGACATTAAATGGCACAAGAGTTAcgttaaatttattcatttatcacacaCTCCCAGTGAACCAAAGGCATCAACAagagacaaagagctttagacacacacaggactatggacacacagcttgtgtgtctcacaccaccacgttgttggttcacatccctccagtagctcccacagaagtgacattcaaattgCAAAGACATAGCTAATCATAGCAGCTGGTGTTGGACTCATCGATGGAGccgtcaggagatcaggagagaagcggctCTCGAAGAGGTgtgttcgagacccttcttcagtgtgggagggattcagcagctctgagagacacAGGGCGCTCATTCCATCTTTGTTTCGGACGCTTGTGGGTTACGGTTGCTGGATTGTAGGGAGCAGTCAGGTCCTGGAAACGCTCTAGAGGCGACTGCGAGGCCAATTCATTTCTACGTGTATCTGAAAGGACATGAAGCGTTCTGCAAATTGTAATCGTGTGATTCGTGTAACGAATGTCGTCTCCTTTATAAGCACGAGGTGCAGCTGTGAGTGACGACACGCCGAGTGTTTGCGTGACGGCGCTCATGCATTGTTCTGTAATAGGATTTGCCTGCCATCGTCTCGCCTCGGGGTGTCAATGCGGCTACTGACCACACCGATTACGCGTTCATCACGCAAAAGAGCCGTGGGGATTCGGAGCTCTGGGATATCAGGAGAAACACAGGGCGCCCTTTGTTGTGTCACACTTCTTCATCTCAAGT of Scleropages formosus chromosome 10, fSclFor1.1, whole genome shotgun sequence contains these proteins:
- the LOC108924667 gene encoding uncharacterized protein LOC108924667, encoding MEKNVNVPSGDPWLRLISGARRCKRGKRSCALPSLRGDTRASDRRGTRRAAAADGAGAQRLGRARHTWPLPSPTKSRLCRAPAFPNKLCILMFASKEPFRDLLFHLVRLNGDSGDSGHSDRALIMKAKGRETRGPRTVPPSRVTAAPSPCRALTATPAAQAPFSFLPLTFNLYLHVPAAPEVQPLYRRSAAEGFSRPRHSGLVRTGAPSGRCSVPFLHGCRIERRGPTRPRNGRWKRTNKEQMLIATCACSPSPSPGECLCDRELRHDALHLLPRTTKRRYWRPHPRRPRQGRRSAHRWGFTAPADGRSKP